A region of the Apium graveolens cultivar Ventura chromosome 6, ASM990537v1, whole genome shotgun sequence genome:
CTTGacttataatatattttttaagtttatgtatttaagatatataataatttttttaattaaattttaaaaatataaatttatatgtTAATCTCTTGTAAAAATTAACTCATTGTGGTAATTTTTTCCCATCCAAATGATTACAATGTGTAGAGGTTTTACGGTAATTAATTTAAGTTAGATTTAACTAAAATACATAGTTGGTTATTAAGAAATGTAGACATATATTGTTTTATAACTTCAAAAAATGAGAAAATTAAAAGTTACTgaaaaatgattaaaaaatatCATTAATGGTTGGTATGTGGATAAATAAAAAATGGATGATAATGAGAATAAATGGATATAAATAATTAAGAAGTGATAAAGTGGATATAGgaaatgaagaagaaagagaATGAGTGGAGGATAATTAAAaatgaagagagagagagaatgagtTTAGGGTAATATAATAATTGGAGAAGAGAGAATAAGTGGAGTGATGAAGTGGAAAAATAAATGTAATGAAAATTAACTATGGTAAGGACTAAGGATTAACTAAGAGTATGGTTGGTAATTTGGAGGGATGAGTTACCTGAGAAATTAGATATATATTGATAGGTTTCTTGCGATAAATAACTACGTACTTTCCTATTTTACGGGGAAAAAATTATTTATCTTGAAGTTTGAACTTTTTTTGACTGAGAGCGTGGCATTCCAGAAAttaatttttggaaataaaaGAAGTTAAAGAATTTGGAAATAAAAAAAGTTAAAGAATTATTATTTCCTCAACCTCATTTTTttaaaaaggaaaaagaaaagattaaaaaaatgaccaagaagttttttttatttatatctTCAAATCTTTTTTACAATTTTGAAAAGATTTGAAGGGGTTCAGTAAAAAATTTTACACCAAAAAATTCCCAAAATCTGATGTGTCATATAAATATTTGACAACCTTCCTAATAATAATATGAGACTCCGCGTGCATTTATATGCGCCCACGAATTAAAATCAGTCATGTGTCAGTCATGTCATTTGCTAAATTTTTTGAGAATATATTTGGAGTGCCTAGCACTACTCCAgtacaaaaattaaaaaaaaattttgAGAGGAAAATGGGAAAGATTTAAGTGAGAAGAGGTAGTTGCTTTTTATGTGTGAATTTTGGTCAAATTGATAAGTAATCGCAACCAAAATCaacatataaaattaaattatacaGTTGCCTTATTACAAAACATTATCTTATGATTTCTTGTAATAAAATAGTTTCCATAACTAAATTTACTTGTATTTATAAATAAACCAAGCCTCTGCCTCCTCCTACACATAACCCTCACATACAAGTATACAACATTAGCCTTGAAAAAATTTTCATGGATTGCATGCAGAAAAAGTTGAGTGTTTTGATGTTCCCATGGCTAGGCCACGGTCACATATCACCATACTTAGAGCTTGCAAAAAAGCTTAGCCAGAGAAATTTCACTGTTTATCTTTGTTCCACGCCTGTTAATCTCAAATCCATTGAAAAAAAGGTTGGTTTCGAGGACAGTTCGATTCAACTGATTGAACTGCATCTCGCAAATTTACCAGATCTTCCTCCTTGTTACCATACCACTAATGGCCTTCCTTCACACCTCATGCCTACTCTGAAAAAGGCCTTTGACATGTCGAAAAATGCCTTTTCTGATATTCTGACAAAATATAAGCCTGATTTGCTTGTTTATGATTTTCTGCAGCCTTGGGCACCGGAGGCTGCATTCAAGCTTGATATCCCTGCTGTTCAGTTTATTACCAGCAGTGCTACACAGACCGCGGTTTTGTTTCATGCATACAAGAAGCCGGATGTTGAGTTCCCGTACCCTCAGATTTATTATCGAGATTATGAGACTGCTAATGTTGAGGAACTGAGGAAGTCTGTCGAGGATCATAAGAGAGATCGGTCAAATCTGGTTATTGATTGCATTGAGAAGTCTAGTAAGGTGGTTTTGATCAAGGGGTTTAATGAGATTGATGAGAAGTACATGAAGTATCTGTCTACTTTGTGTGGGAAGAAAATTGTTCCTGTTGGGCCTTTGGTTCAAGAACCTACTAACAATGCTAAAGATGAGAACTCGGAGACTATAAAGTGGCTTGACAAGAAGGAGAAGGCGTCAACTGTGTTTGTTTCATTTGGGAGTGAGTACTTTCTCTCGAATGAGGATTTTGAAGCTATTGCAGAGGGCTTGTTGCAGAGTACTGTAAATTTTATATGGATCGTGAGGTTCCCTCTCGGAGAGAAGGTTAGTCTTGAAGATAAACTGCAAAAACTCGGGTTTTATGACAGGGTGGGAGATAGGGGAATGGTTGTGGAGGGTTGGGTACCGCAAGCAAAGATTTTAGGACACCCGAACACTGGTGGCTTTGTTAGTCATTGTGGCTGGAACTCTGTGATAGAAAGCATGAAGTTCGGTGTCCCAATCATTGCCATGCCAATGCACATTGATCAGCCTATCAATTCAAGACATGTTGAGGAAGTTGGTGTGGGGATTGAAGTCTTGAGAAGCCGCGACTTGAAGCTTCATCCTAAGCAGATTGTAAGTGTCATTCGACGTGTGCTGAAGGATGAGTCTGTCAGGGAAAAAGTTAGTGAGTTGAGTTATCAGATAAAGATGAAGAAGGATGAAGAAATTGATCAGGTTGAGAAAGAACTGAAGAAGCTCTGTGTTAAAACAAAATCTGCAGTGGAAGTGGAACCAGGATGCAGGGAAATCTTCAAGTTCTTAGTTAGGCCCAATGGCTGGTTCTCCAAGTTTGGGAGGCAGTTGCTCAATCTGCCCTGATTGGATTACGTATTCGGGGTAACTAGCATTTTCCTAATATTACGAGATTTTAGCTGATATTAA
Encoded here:
- the LOC141664455 gene encoding UDP-glucosyltransferase 29-like, which gives rise to MFPWLGHGHISPYLELAKKLSQRNFTVYLCSTPVNLKSIEKKVGFEDSSIQLIELHLANLPDLPPCYHTTNGLPSHLMPTLKKAFDMSKNAFSDILTKYKPDLLVYDFLQPWAPEAAFKLDIPAVQFITSSATQTAVLFHAYKKPDVEFPYPQIYYRDYETANVEELRKSVEDHKRDRSNLVIDCIEKSSKVVLIKGFNEIDEKYMKYLSTLCGKKIVPVGPLVQEPTNNAKDENSETIKWLDKKEKASTVFVSFGSEYFLSNEDFEAIAEGLLQSTVNFIWIVRFPLGEKVSLEDKLQKLGFYDRVGDRGMVVEGWVPQAKILGHPNTGGFVSHCGWNSVIESMKFGVPIIAMPMHIDQPINSRHVEEVGVGIEVLRSRDLKLHPKQIVSVIRRVLKDESVREKVSELSYQIKMKKDEEIDQVEKELKKLCVKTKSAVEVEPGCREIFKFLVRPNGWFSKFGRQLLNLP